Proteins from a single region of Corvus hawaiiensis isolate bCorHaw1 chromosome 6, bCorHaw1.pri.cur, whole genome shotgun sequence:
- the TMX1 gene encoding thioredoxin-related transmembrane protein 1, with translation MAALGRCRAALRAPLCALLCLALAAAARGRPSPVKVLSDGMWRELLQDEWMVEFYAPWCPACENLQPEWEKFAEWGEDLGVNVAKVDVTEQPGLSGRFIITALPTIYHCKDGEFRRYQGARTKAAFINFISDEEWKSIEPVSSWLGPSSFLMSSMSALFKLSMWIRHGHGYLTENLGIPVWGSYAVFGLATLFLGMVLGLMMVFLADCMCPSKRHRPPQLHPQSRKQGPESAQLLKNRYEEQQEDEGDISDDETEGKEGSKRDWSPGGVRQRPVPTAAPLEKS, from the exons ATGGCGGCGCTGGGGCGGTGTCGGGCCGCGCTGAGGGCTCCGCTCTGcgctctgctgtgcctggcgCTGGCGGCCGCCGCCCGGGGCAGGCCGAGCCCCGTGAAGGTGCTGTCGGACGGGATgtggagggagctgctgcaggacgAGTGGATGGTGGAGTT ctACGCGCCCTGGTGTCCCGCCTGCGAGAACCTGCAGCCCGAGTGGGAGAAGTTCGCCGAGTGGGGAGAGGACTTGGGGGTGAACGTGGCCAAAGTGGATGTCACGGAGCAGCCGG GGTTAAGTGGACGATTTATCATCACAGCTCTCCCTACTATCTATCA CTGCAAAGATGGAGAGTTCAGGAGATACCAGGGAGCAAGGACTAAAGCTGCCTTCATTAATTTCATCAGTGACGAGGAATGGAAATCCATTGAACCAGTGTCCTCCTGGCTTGGTCCTTCCTCTTTCCT GATGAGCAGCATGTCAGCATTGTTCAAGTTGTCCATGTGGATCAGG CACGGCCATGGCTATTTAACAGAAAATCTTGGAATACCAGTCTGGGGCTCCTATGCTGTTTTTGGTTTGGCAACTCTGTTCTTAGGAATGGTCCTGGGACTT atGATGGTGTTCCTGGCAGACTGCATGTGTCCCTCCAAAAGACACAGACCACCACAGCTCCACCCTCAGTCAA GAAAACAAGGTCCAGAGtcagctcagctgctgaaaAATAGGTATGAAGAGCAACAAGAAGATGAGGGAGACATCTCAGATGATGAAACAGAGGGTAAGGAGGGGAGCAAGAGAGACTGGTCACCAGGTGGTGTCCGGCAGCGCCCAGTGCCCACTGCTGCTCCACTGGAGAAGTCTTAG